A section of the Triticum dicoccoides isolate Atlit2015 ecotype Zavitan chromosome 7A, WEW_v2.0, whole genome shotgun sequence genome encodes:
- the LOC119331801 gene encoding tryptophan decarboxylase 1-like yields MGSLDTNPMSFSALPNDKAAFEPLNPEDVRAYLHKAVDFISDYYTNVESMPVLPNVKPGYLQDELSASPPTYSAPFDVTMKELRTSIVPGMTHWASPNFFAFFPSTNSAAAIAGDLIASAMNSVGFTWQASPAATEMEVLALDWLAQLLRLPTTFMNRTSNGRGTGGGVILGTTSEAMLVTLVAARDAALRRTGSVGVSDIPRLTVYAADQTHSTFFKACRLAGFDPANIRSIPTGPETNYGLDPAKLLEAMQADANAGLVPTYVCVTVGTTSSNAVDPVGAVADIAAMFNAWVHVDAAYAGSACICPEFRHHLDGVERVDSISMSPHKWLLTCLDCTCLYVRDAHRLSDSLETNPEYLKNDATESGEVTDLKDMQVGVGRRFRGLKLWMVMRTYGTAKLQEHIRSDVAMAKMFEDFVSADGRFEVVVPRNFALVCFRIKASGAMTEEDADEVNRVLMENLNKTGKAYLAHTVVGDKFVLRFAVGSSLQEERHVRSAWDLIKKTTSSIMN; encoded by the coding sequence ATGGGCAGCTTGGACACCAACCCAATGTCCTTCTCCGCCTTGCCCAACGACAAGGCCGCGTTCGAGCCGCTCAACCCCGAAGATGTCCGCGCATACCTTCACAAGGCTGTCGACTTCATCTCCGACTACTACACCAACGTCGAGTCCATGCCTGTTCTCCCTAACGTGAAGCCCGGATACCTGCAAGACGAGCTCAGTGCGTCCCCGCCAACCTACTCCGCGCCATTTGATGTCACCATGAAGGAGCTCAGGACCTCCATCGTCCCCGGCATGACGCACTGGGCTAGCCCAaacttcttcgccttcttcccgtccACGAACAGCGCCGCTGCCATCGCCGGCGACCTCATCGCCTCTGCCATGAACTCCGTTGGATTCACGTGGCAGGCCTCGCCTGCAGCCACCGAGATGGAGGTTCTCGCTCTCGACTGGCTTGCGCAGCTTCTGCGCCTACCCACTACCTTCATGAACCGCACCAGCAATGGTCGTGGCACTGGTGGCGGCGTCAtccttggcacaacaagcgaggcaaTGCTTGTCACGCTAGTCGCCGCTCGTGATGCAGCGCTGCGCCGAACCGGCTCCGTCGGCGTGTCCGACATCCCACGCTTGACTGTGTATGCTGCCGACCAGACCCACTCCACGTTCTTCAAGGCGTGTCGCCTCGCAGGCTTCGACCCCGCCAACATCCGCTCCATCCCCACGGGGCCGGAAACTAACTACGGGCTCGACCCGGCCAAACTTCTCGAGGCAATGCAAGCTGATGCCAACGCCGGTCTTGTGCCTACATATGTTTGTGTCACGGTGGGCACCACGTCTTCCAACGCCGTCGACCCGGTGGGCGCCGTTGCAGACATTGCCGCCATGTTCAATGCGTGGGTCCACGTCGATGCTGCCTACGCTGGCAGTGCGTGTATCTGCCCGGAGTTTCGCCACCATCTCGACGGCGTTGAGCGCGTGGACTCCATTAGCATGAGTCCGCACAAATGGCTTCTCACATGCCTCGATTGCACCTGCCTTTACGTCCGTGATGCTCATCGGCTAAGCGACTCGTTGGAGACCAACCCGGAGTACCTCAAAAACGACGCTACCGAGTCTGGTGAGGTCACCGATCTTAAGGACATGCAGGTCGGCGTCGGTCGGCGCTTTCGCGGGCTCAAGCTTTGGATGGTCATGCGCACTTACGGTACTGCAAAGCTCCAAGAGCACATCCGTAGTGATGTCGCCATGGCCAAGATGTTTGAAGATTTTGTTAGTGCCGACGGTAGGTTCGAGGTGGTCGTGCCGAGAAACTTTGCTCTTGTGTGCTTTAGGATCAAGGCAAGTGGAGCCATGACGGAGGAGGATGCCGATGAGGTCAACCGTGTACTAATGGAGAATCTGAACAAGACTGGCAAGGCATATCTTGCGCACACGGTGGTTGGTGATAAGTTTGTGCTTCGGTTCGCCGTTGGGTCATCGCTGCAAGAGGAGAGACATGTGAGAAGTGCCTGGGACCTCATCAAGAAGACTACGAGCAGTATCATGAATTAA